GTGCGGCCACGTGCCGGACAATGTTCCGGCCGGACAGATCGTCGAGCCGGTCCAGCCATTTGGACGCGTCGGTTACGGGAGGCATGAGCGGGAATGCGCCCGAGGCGCACATTACCGGATAGTGCTTGGCCAAATAGGCGAAGAACTTCTTGGCGACGGAGGATTTCATGGGTTCTTTGCCTTTACGATGCGGAGCTATTCGGCCTGCTCTTCGAGCAGCTTCATCGCCTTGGGAGCGAGTTCGCCCAGTTCGGCCTTGGAGACCTGGGCGTCGGCGCCCACGGCGATGCCTTTGTGGTGCAGGGTTCCGGTGATGATGGAAGAACAGAGTATGACCGGCAGGTGGCGCAGATCGGCGTCATCCTTGATGCGACGGGTCAGGGTGTGGCCGTCCATGGAAGGCATCTCGACGTCCGAGATCACCAGGTTGACGTATTGGTCCAAGGGACGCCCCTCGGCCGCGGCCAGGGCCTTGGTCTTGAGCAGGTACTGCAGGGCCTTTTCGCCGTTTTCCTCGGTATGGACCTTGAATCCGGCCGAGTTCAGGATACCGGCGATCATGTTGCGGGCCATGGTGGAGTCGTCGGCCAGCAGAACACGGTACTTCTTGTGGACAATGGCCTCGCGAACCTTGTTCGACGCCTCGAGGTCGGGCTCGCTGCCGGGGTTCAGGTCCTTGCAGATCTTCTCCATGTCCAGAATGAAGGTGATTCTGCCGGATATCTTGACCACGCCGGTTATGGAGTTGACCGTCAGGGAGGAGACATAATTGGTCGGAGCCTCCACCTCCTGCCAGCCGATGCGGTGGATGCGTGTCACTCCGGAGACGAGGAAGGCGCTTTTGGTCCGGTTGAACTCGGTGACGATGACCTTGGGCGGTTCCTTTTCGGCACGCGTCTTGTGCAGCCACGCGGCCAGGTCGATGAGCGGAATGATCTCGTTGCGCAGGTTGAAGGCACCAAGCACGGACGGGTGCGCGACTTCAGGCATCTCGGTCAGCTCGGGCATCTGGATGATCTCCAGAACCTTTGCTACGTTGATGCCGTAATAGCCGCGGTAATCGCCCCTGTCTCGGGATTCGTCGAGATAGAATTCGACGATCTCAAGCTCGTTGGTACCCGATTCCAGCAGGATCTTGGTTTCGCTCATGAACAGATTTCTCCAGGGCCCACAGGCCCGACGGTAACGTGACCATGAACATATACAAGCGGTTTGCCGGGCGCAACCCCGGACATGCGCCTATTAGCTCCGGATATCCGGTTATTCCTCGCCAATGCCGTACTTTTTGATCTTGTAGTGGATGGCCCTGCGGCTGATGCCAAGACGGTCGGCGGCGTCCTTCTTGACCCCGCCCGCCGCCTCCAGGGCGCGGATGATGGTCTCCCGCTCGTTGTCCTCCAGGGACAGGCTGGAGCCGGCCGCGGCCGGAGAATTCGCGGGCGGTGTTTCCAGTTGCAGGTCGTCTGGTTCGATGACGTCCCCGTCGCAAAAGACCAGAGCCGCTTCCAGCGCGTTCTCCAGTTCACGGACGTTGCCCGGCCAGGGATGGGATTCGAGCAGGCGCATGGCCTTGTCCGAGATTTCGGCGCGGGGCCGCTGCTGGCGGGCGCAGAGGCGGGCCAGCAGGCCGTCCGTCAGGGCCGGGATGTCCTCACACCGTTCGCGCAGGGGCGGGATGGTCAGGGTGACGACCTTGAGGCGGTAGTAGAGGTCCTCGCGGAACTCGCCGCTGGCGACCATTCCGGGCAGGTCCGCATTGGTGGCGGCCACGACTCGACAGGACACGGACCGCTCATGATTGTCGCCCACCCGGCGGATGGTCCCTTCTTGCAGGAAACGCAGCAGCCGGGCCTGCATGTCCGGTGAAATATTGCCGATCTCGTCCAGAAACAGGGTGCCGCCGTCCGCTTCCTCGATGAGCCCCTTCTTGTCCTTGACCGCGTGGGTGAAGGAACCCTTGACGTGGCCGAACAGTTCGGATTCCAGCAGGGTCGGCTGGGTGGAGCCGCAGTCCACGACCACGAACGGACCGTCGGCGCGCGGGCTGCCCTCGTGCAGTATGCGCGCCGCCATCTCCTTGCCTGTACCCGACTCACCGAAGAGCAGGACCGTTGCCGTGGACTTGGCCACCCGTTCCAGCCTCTCAAGGAAGCGGCCCATGGCAGGGGCCAGGCCGCCGAGAATTCCGCCCGGAGCCGGTTCGGAAGCGGCGGTCTTTCGGGACGGCCGGGGCTGGGGTGTGGAGGCGGGGGCTTCCGCGCGCGCCTCAAGCCGGGCACGGACCCGGCGGACCAGTTCCTTGCCGTCGAACGGCTTGGTCAGATAGTCGACGGCACCTTCCTGGATGGAACCGACGGCGTCCGGGATGGTCCCGTGGGCCGTGAGCATGATGATCGGGATATGCGGCCAGTTTTCCATGACCTCCTTGAGCAGCCCCCGGCCGCCCATGCCGGGCATCTTCACGTCCGAGATGATCAGGTCGACGGGTTCGTCGGCCAGCATCTCCAGGGCGGTTTCGGCCCGGTCGGCCAACAGCGGGCTCAGCCCCGCGGAAAGCAGGCGGGCTTCGAGCACCTCCAGGATACTCTCGTCGTCATCGACCACCATGATGGTCGGGATGTCCGGTTTACTCATGCTTGTCCTCTTCAGGCGGTTGCGGGCAGGGTGAAATGGAAGGTGGAGCCTCGGCCCGGTTCGCTCTCGACCCAGATGCGTCCGTTGTGGGCCAGGACGATGCGCCGGCAGATCGCCAGACCCAGCCCGGCCCCGTCGATGGAGTCCCGTACGCCCGGCTCTCGGTAGTATTTGAGAAAGATGCGTTCCCGTTCATCCTCAGGGATGCCCGGTCCGCTGTCGTGAACGCTGAAGAGCGCTTCGTCGCCGCTGCGTTTGACGCTCACCCGGATTCTGCCGCCCCGGCCCGAGAACTTGACGGCGTTACCCAGCAGGTTGGTCAGCACCTGGCTGATATGCGCGGGGTCGGCGGTCACGGACAGTCCTGGCTCGACGTCGGCCTCCAGAGTTGCCTCGGCTCCCCGGGCCGTGGGGGCCAGCCGCTCCAGGGCGGCATCCACCAACCCGGCGGCCTCCACCCGCTCCGGGGCCAGGACCAGCTCCTGGGTCTCCATGCGTGAAACGGACAGCAGCCGCGAGAGCAGGTCGGAAAGACGTTCGGACTCCTTTTCCGCGATGTCCAGGAACCGCTTCTGCTTTTCGTTCACCTCGCCGAAGGTCCCGGAGCCGATGAGGTCCACGGCCTCGCGCACCGAGGTCAGCGGGGTGCGTATCTCGTGGGAGAGCATGGCGATGAAGTCGGCGCGCATCCGTTCCTCGCGTCGCAGCCGCGCCGCCATGGCGTTGAAGGCCAGGGCAAGCTCACCCAGCTCGTCGCGGGACAGGATGCGCACGTCGCGGGGCGTACCCCCTGTTCCCAGGTCGCGGATGCCCCGGCGTACCTCGCTCAGGGAGCGGTTCAGGGTCCAGGCCAGCAGCAGACTTCCGCCTACGCCGACGATCAGGCAGAAGGCCAGCCCGTACATGCCCACGTCCGCCGCATGGCGGCCCGCGTCGCGGAGCTGCGTCAGGCGCGCCTCGGTATCGGCCTGGTTATCGAGCAGGGACTGTTCCAATATGTCGGTCCAGTCACTGACCGTGTTGTCCGGAGTCAGGTTCTCGTTCGGCGTGTTGGCCGGGTCCAGGGTGATCTGGTATTCCGAGGTCAGTTCCTTCCACTCGTCGGCGTAGCGGGGGTGCTTTTTGATGGTCTCGTTGAGGATCTCGCCGAACCGGGTGAGGTCTTCGACGATAAAGCCCACGGCGTTCTGATCGCCTCCCAGGATGCGATAGCGGCGGATGTTGTTCTGCACGTTGTACAGACGCTCGAGCATACGCTGGATGGCCGAGTCCAGGTCGTGGTTCTCGGTGACCATGAGACCAGCGACTTCCGCGTCGGTTCGCACCTGTTGGAAGAGATAGGCCGAGGTGGCAAAGAAGACCGCTATCAGGGCGCAGGCCCAGATGGTCAGCTTGGCGGCGATGGTCAGATGGCGGGCCTTGGGCATGGCACAAATCCTACCGTATTCTCAGTGGCGGGGCAAACCGGTCCGAGGCCCAAAAAAATCCCGCCCGACACGCCGGGAGGGCGCGGCGGGCGGCCGACGAATCCGGTGGAGAGAGAATCAGCCCCGGATCTCGAAAACGTCAAAGACCTTGTCGTATTCGATAGTGTTGCAGGAGATCTCGCCGCGGTCCACGATGGGCGCCTCGGCCAGGAGATGTTCGCGGAAGGCTGCGTACTTCTCGGCCTCTCCCTGGAGCAGAATTTCAGCCTTGTTGTCGGCGATGTTGCGAACCCAGCCCGTCAGGCCGAGGTGTTGCGCGGTGCTCTGAACCCAGGACTGGAAATTGCCCCCGGTGACCTTTCCCTCGACAGTGCATGTGTAGCTCAGCATGGTGATCCTCCGATTTCGTTGTTCAGCTTTATCTGTAATATACGGCAAAAACGACGAAGTGAAAAGGGTGTGGTGGAAGAAAGTCCCCCTCTTAGCTGTTGCCTGCACCGTCAGTCTGCTGTATGGTTTAGTCCTGCTCTGAGCGCTTCACAGCCGTGAAGCGGAGGATTCCCCATGCGCTCGTTGTTTTTTGTCGTCGCTGTTTTGGCGATGATCATTTTCTCGGCCCCGGCCTGGGCGTCTCTGCCCTATTACAATGCCGATCTGGGCTATACCATCTGGTTGCCCGAGAGCTGGACCGAGGCTCCGCCCGATTCCCTGAACGGACTGGAACGAACCGGGTGCGCCTGGCCCGGGCAATCCATGGCCCCGGACTGGCGGGCGGGCTACGTTCATCCCAGCAGCGAACGGACGTGCAGCCTCCTGGTGGAGGTCAAGCCCGGCCGGACCATGCAGGATGCCGACATCTCCAATTTCAACAGCTTCCTGGTCCGATCCCTGGCCCGGTCCATCCGCGAGGATGTCCGGCTGCCCGGCGGTCCGGTGACGGTCTTCAAGGACGCCACCTATTTTCAGGACAGGAAGACCCTGCGCATCGAGACGGAAGTGGCCAGGAACGGCGAGACCGTTCTGAGCATGGCCTACATCGTCTACACCCGGAAGGGCATGCTCAACTTCACGGCCTTTGTGGACCCGGCAGACCGCGAAGCCCGGCGGGCAGTGGACAAGGCCGTGCTCTCGGTCTACCTGGACGACAGGCTGCGGCTCGCCGACCGTTGACGCCTCCGCATGGGCCGGATACCATCTGGCAAAATGGGAACAGATGGTTCCCGGTGCGCACTTTTGTGTGCGCACCATCTGTGCGTCTTGGGGCAGCTTGCCGGAATCATTGCGTTTCAATGGCGGCATGCCCCTTGCTTCGCGGGAGTAGGAGGCCCGAGTGAAGAAGATTATCCTGACAACAGTCATCGCTCTCTCGATGCTCTCTCCGGCTTGGGCCGCGGATGTCCGCTTCCAGCCGCATTCTTTGCTCGTGGCCTCCAAACAGGATGACCGAAACGGATCCG
The sequence above is a segment of the uncultured Pseudodesulfovibrio sp. genome. Coding sequences within it:
- a CDS encoding chemotaxis protein — encoded protein: MSETKILLESGTNELEIVEFYLDESRDRGDYRGYYGINVAKVLEIIQMPELTEMPEVAHPSVLGAFNLRNEIIPLIDLAAWLHKTRAEKEPPKVIVTEFNRTKSAFLVSGVTRIHRIGWQEVEAPTNYVSSLTVNSITGVVKISGRITFILDMEKICKDLNPGSEPDLEASNKVREAIVHKKYRVLLADDSTMARNMIAGILNSAGFKVHTEENGEKALQYLLKTKALAAAEGRPLDQYVNLVISDVEMPSMDGHTLTRRIKDDADLRHLPVILCSSIITGTLHHKGIAVGADAQVSKAELGELAPKAMKLLEEQAE
- a CDS encoding sigma-54 dependent transcriptional regulator, whose product is MSKPDIPTIMVVDDDESILEVLEARLLSAGLSPLLADRAETALEMLADEPVDLIISDVKMPGMGGRGLLKEVMENWPHIPIIMLTAHGTIPDAVGSIQEGAVDYLTKPFDGKELVRRVRARLEARAEAPASTPQPRPSRKTAASEPAPGGILGGLAPAMGRFLERLERVAKSTATVLLFGESGTGKEMAARILHEGSPRADGPFVVVDCGSTQPTLLESELFGHVKGSFTHAVKDKKGLIEEADGGTLFLDEIGNISPDMQARLLRFLQEGTIRRVGDNHERSVSCRVVAATNADLPGMVASGEFREDLYYRLKVVTLTIPPLRERCEDIPALTDGLLARLCARQQRPRAEISDKAMRLLESHPWPGNVRELENALEAALVFCDGDVIEPDDLQLETPPANSPAAAGSSLSLEDNERETIIRALEAAGGVKKDAADRLGISRRAIHYKIKKYGIGEE
- a CDS encoding HAMP domain-containing sensor histidine kinase, coding for MPKARHLTIAAKLTIWACALIAVFFATSAYLFQQVRTDAEVAGLMVTENHDLDSAIQRMLERLYNVQNNIRRYRILGGDQNAVGFIVEDLTRFGEILNETIKKHPRYADEWKELTSEYQITLDPANTPNENLTPDNTVSDWTDILEQSLLDNQADTEARLTQLRDAGRHAADVGMYGLAFCLIVGVGGSLLLAWTLNRSLSEVRRGIRDLGTGGTPRDVRILSRDELGELALAFNAMAARLRREERMRADFIAMLSHEIRTPLTSVREAVDLIGSGTFGEVNEKQKRFLDIAEKESERLSDLLSRLLSVSRMETQELVLAPERVEAAGLVDAALERLAPTARGAEATLEADVEPGLSVTADPAHISQVLTNLLGNAVKFSGRGGRIRVSVKRSGDEALFSVHDSGPGIPEDERERIFLKYYREPGVRDSIDGAGLGLAICRRIVLAHNGRIWVESEPGRGSTFHFTLPATA
- a CDS encoding acylphosphatase; amino-acid sequence: MLSYTCTVEGKVTGGNFQSWVQSTAQHLGLTGWVRNIADNKAEILLQGEAEKYAAFREHLLAEAPIVDRGEISCNTIEYDKVFDVFEIRG